The Calothrix sp. PCC 7507 DNA segment GACATTCAACCCGTCTTCCTCCCTCCCGCAGACGCTTTACCAGCATTTGAGCGTGGCGATTTCGATGCGTGGGTAATTTGGGACCCCTACACTGCAGAAGCTGAACGCAAGTTAAAAACTCGTTTATTAGCAGATAACACCACCGTATTTGGTGACAAAGCACCAACAGAAAGTCCTGCTTTCTACTATGCATCTCCAGATTTTGTCCGTGATCATCCAGAAATTGTGAAAATCATTTTAGAAGAGTTGCAAAAAGCAGGTGACTGGGCGAGAAATAACAACAAAGATTCGGCAAAACTGCTTTCAGAACTGTATAAAGTAGATTTAAAAACAATGGAAATCGTTGAGGAACGTGGTGGAGAACGCAAGGTATTACCTATTAACAATGAAGTTCTTAGTGGATTACAACACATGGCTGATACCTTCACAGAACTAAAAGTTATCCCCAAGAAAATTGATGTCAAGGATAAAAACTACAACTGGATTACTGACCAGAAATCTTCAAGCAGCAAATAAATCTCCCACAGCAACTCATTAACAACTGCTCAGGGGACTAGGAAATAATCTACCTAATCCCCAATCCTTAATTCTCTTTATCAATTCAAAAATGTGATGACTAATAAATCTCACTTCTTTTCATCTCTCAATATTAACCGTCGCTTTTTTGCGATCGCGTTTACATCCTTAGTGGCATCTACAGTATTTTCTAGCTGTAGTTCACCGCAAAATAATTCTGCTTCTAATAATGCACCCGCACCATCCGCTACAACAGCAGCAAACACAGTCGCAACTGGCGCAAAAGAGAAAATCAAAGTTGGGGTTTCACCCGTACCCGCCGGAGATATTTTGAAATTTGTCAAGGATAATCTAGCACCCCAGGCAGGGTTAGATATCGAAATTGTCACCTTCAACGATTTTGTCCAAAATAACACTGCTTTGAAAGATGGCGTAATCGATGCCAATTATTTTCAGCATATCCCCTTTATGGAAGACTATGGCAAGAAAAACAACTTTGAAATGTATGCATTTACTCCCCAAATTCATTTGAATCCTGTAGGGCTTTTTTCTAAAAAACATAAGTCTCTTAAAGATTTGCCAAATAAAGCCCTGGTCACGATTCCTGATGATGCCAGCAATGCCCATCGCGCTCTGAAAGTTTTAGAAGCATCAGGGTTAGTCAAACTTAAGCCAAATGTCCGCCCCGCAAGTCCTAAAGACATTACTGAAAATCCCAAAAACTTGCAAATCAAAGAGATACCGGGGGCACAAGCAATTCCCTCTCTTCCTGATGTAGATCTAGCAGGAGTTACAGGTAATTGGATTGTGCAAGCTGGATTAAAAACAGATAAGGATGCTTTAGCATTAGAGTCAGGTAAAGACCCAATTTATGCTGTTACTCTCACCACATTAAAAGGGAAAGAAACTGATCCAAAAATTGTGAAATTGCATCAGTTATTGCGTGACGATAAAGTCAAGCAGTTTATTAAAGATAAATATCAAGGTGCAGTACTTCCGATCCCTTAAATCAGTGAACGGTTATCAACTAAAAATGCTGATATAGCAATTCTCGGTTATGTGAGGTACACCTGTAAGGACACGGAAGTGCCGTGCCCCTACACCTCACGATATAATTTCGTACCGCATCTGAATGGGAACCGCCATAACTGTTAATCAAGACTTGTAGAGTGGGCAATGCCTAGGGTGTTGACTTTGCACGAAATTAGCTAAAAATTATCATGCAATTTTTGTGTTTACCGTAGGGGCATCGGCACTGCCGTGCCCTGATGAGAACGTTAACTACGACTATTATTTTGGATGATGCATTTTGGGCTGAAAACCCTCAGAGTCAACAGCCTAGGCAATGCCCACCAAAACTAGGATATGGTGGACAATACCCTATCTACTACTAATTTAAACTATTTGATTACTAATACTAGATATCTGTCTTTCTGTGGAGAAATTTATAGATGATTACTTTTACTGATGTCCGCAAAATTTATAGCCAAGGAACTCAAAAAGTTGTAGCCTTGGATGGCGTTAGCCTTGAAGTTAAAGTTGGGGAAATTTTTGGTGTTTTAGGACAAAGTGGCGCAGGTAAAAGCACCTTAATTCGCTGTGTGAATCAGTTAGAAAAACCCACATCTGGTTATGTTACAGTCAATGGACAAGAAATCACAAAACTCTCTGGTCTGCAGTTGCGTCAAAGCCGACAACATATAGGCATGATTTTCCAGCACTTCAACTTGCTAAGTTCTCGAACTGTTGCAGAAAACATTGCTTTTCCTTTAGAAGTTATTGGTTATAGCAAACTCCAGCGACGGGCAAAAGTTGCAGAATTAATCTCACTCGTCGGCTTGACAGGTAAAGCAAACGCTTATCCAGCACAACTTTCAGGTGGACAGAAACAACGGGTGGGTATTGCTAGGGCTTTAGCTGGAGAGCCAAAGGTGTTACTTTCTGATGAAGCTACTTCAGCGCTCGATCCTCAAACCACGCGATCGATTTTAGAATTACTGCGCGACCTCAACAAGCGCATGGGTTTGACAATTTTATTGATCACCCATGAGATGGGGGTAGTCAAGCAAATTTGTGACAGTGTGGCAATACTTAATGCTGGGAAAATTGTAGAACGAGGGCGAGTTAGTGATTTAATTGCCCAGCCGGAATCATTGCTTGCACAGGAGGTTTTTCCCCGTCGCAATGGTTATGTACCACGTCCCGGTGGAGTATTAGCCACGATCGCCTTTGCTGGAGAACAAGCAAGTCAGCCCATTTTTGCTACCTTAGCACGTCGTTTTGATGTCGATATCAATATCCTCAGTGGTAGTGTAGAAAACGTCGGTAATCAACGTGTCGGACAGTTTCACATTGAATTAGAAGGAACACAAATAAACCAAGCCTTGAAATATTTATATGAGTCAGAGTTTGCAGTGGAGGTGCATTAAATCAGTTATCAGTTATCAGTTATCAGGGTTTCAAATGGAGATTTAGACTCTGCTTATAGGGCACTAATTTAACAGATTTAAATCCAAAATCGTCAATCTAAAATCCAAAATTCGTTGACCATTGGTAGAGCAGCGTGTTTAAAACCATGCATATGGAGGGGTAATGAGCGGATCAAAGCAATTAAAATTGGGCGCGTTCATGCGCCCGGTGAGCATACATACAGGCGCTTGGCGCTATCCTGGAGCTTTGCCTGATGCCAATTTTAACTTTCCAGCACTAAAACAATTCATCCAGAAATTAGAGCAGGGCAAATTCGACGCCTTCTTTATGGCTGATCACTTAGCGTTGCTGAATATGCCCATCAACGCCCTAAAGCGCAGCCACACCGTCACTTCCTTCGAGCCTTTCACCCTGCTTTCTGCCCTCGCTAGCGTCACCGAAAACATCGGACTGGTAGCCACCGCTTCTACAACCTATGACGCACCTTTCCACATCGCTCGTCGCTTTGCGTCTCTTGACCATATTAGCGGTGGTCGCGCTGGGTGGAACATTGTCACCACAGCCAATCCAGATGCAGCCCTCAACTTTGGCTTAGAAGAAGAAGTAGAGCATGACGAACGCTACGCACGGGCTAGGGAATTCTATGATGTCGTTACGGGTCTTTGGGATTCCTTCGCTGATGATGCATTTATCCGGGATGTGGAATCAGGAATTTATTTCGATCCCGAAAAAATTCACGTTCTGGCACATAAAGGAAAACATCTCTCGGTGCGGGGGCCATTGAACATCGCCAGACCTGTCCAGGGTTGGCCTGTGATTGTCCAAGCGGGGGCCTCTGATGCAGGACGGCAATTAGCTGCTGAAACCGCTGAGGTTGTGTTTGCACCTGCTGGTAATCTGGAAGCAGGCAAGGCTTTATTTGCAGACATTAAAGGGCGATCGCGGATAATTGGACGTGACCCAGAAAGCATCAAAATTCTTCCAGGTGCTTTGGTAATTGTGGGCGAAACTGTGGAAGAGGCGATCGCCAAGCGTGCCCATTTGGACAGCCTAGTACACTATGACAGTGGGATTGCCAGCTTGAATGGCGCCCTTGGCTACGACGTTTCAGGCTTCGATCCGGATGGTTTTTTGCCGGAAATCCCTGAGACTAACGCCGGCAAAAGCGGGCGAGAACGAGTGATAGCGTTGGCGCAACGAGAGAACCTGACCATCCGACAACTAGCGCAACGTATCGGCAGTTACGGCGGGCTGGCGTTTGTCGGTACACCTCAAACCATTGCTGATGACATGGAACAATGGCTGATTGAGGAAGGGTCTGACGGCTTCAACATCATGTTCCCTTTTCTGCCTGCAGGGTTGAACGATTTCATAGACAAGGTAATCCCAGAACTCCAACGGCGTGGCATCTTCCGCAAAGAGTATGAAGGCAAAACCCTGCGGGAAAATCTGGGATTAGCCCGCCCCGCTAACCGTTTCTTCCAGACCACTCTGGTGTAAGCACAAAGGTTAAATTAAAAGAATGGCGTGACAATCTAGTAGTCTGTCAGGGTTGAAATG contains these protein-coding regions:
- a CDS encoding MetQ/NlpA family ABC transporter substrate-binding protein, whose amino-acid sequence is MTNKSHFFSSLNINRRFFAIAFTSLVASTVFSSCSSPQNNSASNNAPAPSATTAANTVATGAKEKIKVGVSPVPAGDILKFVKDNLAPQAGLDIEIVTFNDFVQNNTALKDGVIDANYFQHIPFMEDYGKKNNFEMYAFTPQIHLNPVGLFSKKHKSLKDLPNKALVTIPDDASNAHRALKVLEASGLVKLKPNVRPASPKDITENPKNLQIKEIPGAQAIPSLPDVDLAGVTGNWIVQAGLKTDKDALALESGKDPIYAVTLTTLKGKETDPKIVKLHQLLRDDKVKQFIKDKYQGAVLPIP
- a CDS encoding methionine ABC transporter ATP-binding protein, which translates into the protein MITFTDVRKIYSQGTQKVVALDGVSLEVKVGEIFGVLGQSGAGKSTLIRCVNQLEKPTSGYVTVNGQEITKLSGLQLRQSRQHIGMIFQHFNLLSSRTVAENIAFPLEVIGYSKLQRRAKVAELISLVGLTGKANAYPAQLSGGQKQRVGIARALAGEPKVLLSDEATSALDPQTTRSILELLRDLNKRMGLTILLITHEMGVVKQICDSVAILNAGKIVERGRVSDLIAQPESLLAQEVFPRRNGYVPRPGGVLATIAFAGEQASQPIFATLARRFDVDINILSGSVENVGNQRVGQFHIELEGTQINQALKYLYESEFAVEVH
- a CDS encoding LLM class flavin-dependent oxidoreductase — its product is MSGSKQLKLGAFMRPVSIHTGAWRYPGALPDANFNFPALKQFIQKLEQGKFDAFFMADHLALLNMPINALKRSHTVTSFEPFTLLSALASVTENIGLVATASTTYDAPFHIARRFASLDHISGGRAGWNIVTTANPDAALNFGLEEEVEHDERYARAREFYDVVTGLWDSFADDAFIRDVESGIYFDPEKIHVLAHKGKHLSVRGPLNIARPVQGWPVIVQAGASDAGRQLAAETAEVVFAPAGNLEAGKALFADIKGRSRIIGRDPESIKILPGALVIVGETVEEAIAKRAHLDSLVHYDSGIASLNGALGYDVSGFDPDGFLPEIPETNAGKSGRERVIALAQRENLTIRQLAQRIGSYGGLAFVGTPQTIADDMEQWLIEEGSDGFNIMFPFLPAGLNDFIDKVIPELQRRGIFRKEYEGKTLRENLGLARPANRFFQTTLV